The Dictyoglomus sp. NZ13-RE01 genome has a segment encoding these proteins:
- a CDS encoding peptidase M42 yields the protein MYLKELTEISGVSGYEKKVREFIKEKMKDKVDGVEEDILGNLILWKKGKSEKKLMICAHMDEVGFMVSNIEEDGKLSIIPLGAVDVRAVLGKKVLVGDKEIPGIIGYKPVHLQRDDIENVPSFNEIKVDIGANKKSDAESKVKIGDYVAFSTKPIINGNWFSGKAIDDRGGCSILMDLIDKNLDLYYTTYFVFSVQEEIGGRGARISAERINPDYAFVIETTTSGDNPEFPKDRRSTELGKGPVITPAHSGYVNDERLFNFAVKMAKEHKIPYQIKRRTVGGTDARPIALASGAPSLVISIPSRYIHSPLGVINLSDYENTLKLLSTILEKEVEE from the coding sequence TTGTATTTAAAAGAGCTAACGGAAATTAGTGGGGTTTCTGGATACGAGAAGAAAGTAAGGGAGTTTATAAAGGAGAAGATGAAGGATAAAGTGGATGGGGTCGAGGAAGACATATTAGGAAATTTAATTTTATGGAAAAAGGGAAAAAGCGAGAAAAAGCTTATGATATGTGCCCACATGGATGAAGTGGGATTTATGGTAAGCAATATTGAAGAAGATGGAAAATTGAGCATTATACCTCTTGGTGCAGTAGATGTTAGAGCTGTTCTTGGGAAAAAAGTATTAGTAGGAGATAAAGAAATACCTGGAATTATAGGATACAAACCTGTACATCTCCAAAGGGATGATATTGAAAATGTGCCAAGCTTCAATGAAATCAAGGTTGATATTGGAGCTAATAAAAAATCTGATGCAGAGTCTAAAGTAAAAATAGGAGATTACGTGGCTTTTTCAACAAAACCTATTATTAATGGGAATTGGTTCTCTGGAAAAGCTATAGACGATAGAGGCGGATGTTCAATACTTATGGATCTAATTGATAAGAATTTAGACCTTTACTATACTACCTATTTTGTTTTCTCAGTTCAGGAAGAGATAGGGGGAAGAGGAGCAAGAATCTCTGCAGAGAGAATAAATCCTGATTATGCCTTTGTAATTGAGACTACCACATCAGGAGATAATCCAGAATTTCCAAAAGACAGAAGATCTACAGAGCTTGGAAAAGGTCCAGTAATTACTCCTGCCCATTCTGGCTATGTAAACGATGAGCGACTTTTTAACTTTGCAGTAAAAATGGCAAAAGAGCATAAAATCCCATATCAGATAAAAAGAAGAACTGTAGGGGGGACCGATGCCCGCCCTATTGCCCTTGCTTCTGGTGCACCATCCTTAGTAATATCCATTCCATCAAGATATATTCATTCTCCATTAGGAGTTATAAACCTATCCGATTACGAGAATACATTAAAACTTCTTTCTACAATCCTTGAAAAGGAGGTTGAAGAATGA
- a CDS encoding XRE family transcriptional regulator produces MDVGKKIKKLRKERRMTLEELSKKTGLSLSYLSLIERGLKNPSLKALQKIADSFGISPVLLFSSEDFHMTLESFLRNNTRLNEEEIKMVIQIIESLEKSKDTSKSEK; encoded by the coding sequence ATGGACGTGGGGAAAAAGATTAAAAAATTACGAAAAGAAAGGAGAATGACCTTAGAAGAACTCTCCAAAAAGACAGGTCTTTCTCTATCCTATTTATCACTAATAGAAAGAGGGCTGAAAAATCCATCCTTAAAAGCTCTTCAGAAAATTGCAGATAGTTTTGGAATAAGCCCTGTCCTTTTATTCTCATCAGAGGATTTTCATATGACCTTGGAATCCTTTTTGAGGAATAATACAAGACTTAATGAGGAAGAAATAAAAATGGTAATACAGATTATAGAGTCTTTAGAAAAGAGTAAAGATACTTCAAAATCTGAGAAATAA
- a CDS encoding DNA polymerase I has translation MEQKSLWELIEEKKEEKILAIDASSIIYRVYYALPSLKTKNGEMTNALYGFIRILLNAIDYFKPDYIVSAFDLPQPTFRHRIYKEYKAQRPAIGDDLKRQIPWIREFLRLVNIPIIEEPGFEADDLIATLVYQNKDKKVYIISGDLDLLQLVSENCFLIHPQKGITEFIIYDIDKVKERFGVHPSKIPLYKVLVGDNSDNIPGVPGIGPKKAIKILEKVSSKDTLKVKLKELDEGTKKAIEENWNVIERNFNLVTLQIIPKKIVLRPFDKEDLKKEEVLNFLERFEMRSLISKIFPEIKTTTQIILASPPENIYEVSLREGVFAFKFCGEKNIEGLSFSIKDREGFYLNTLDLERYKEDINKIFQDERIKKIGSYIQKDLVLFPSKIKGEVFDVSIASYLLNPERQNHSLPILIGEYFGDTKSPPQVQAGYLISLKDILEKRLIQEELDKVFFYIEIPLIPVLSSMEKTGIKVDLTYIQSLSREWEERIKKLEEEIYDMAGTRFNLNSPKQLSEVLYERLKLPAKKKGKTGYSTSQDALQELRNVHPIIDKILEYREFYKLKSTYVDSIPELINPHTKRLHSSFNPTGTSTGRLSSSEPNLQNIPIRSEEGKKIRRAFIPEDGYYFISLDYSQIELRILAHLSQEEKLISAFLENKDIHRKTASEIFNIPEDMVDDTLRSKAKAVNFGIIYGITPKGLSETTGLPVEECERFINKYFEHYPNVYKYIQESLNIAREKGYVKTLFGRKRYIPEINSANKQLRQLSERIAINSPIQGTCADIIKLSMIEIYKEIEERNLRSRIILQIHDELILECPEEEVEYVGGMAKEKMENVIKLSVPLKVDISIGKNWAELK, from the coding sequence ATGGAGCAGAAAAGTCTTTGGGAATTAATTGAGGAGAAGAAGGAAGAGAAGATTCTTGCCATTGATGCATCCAGCATAATTTATAGGGTATATTATGCTCTTCCTTCTCTAAAAACAAAAAATGGAGAGATGACTAATGCTCTTTATGGCTTTATTCGAATTCTTCTCAATGCTATTGACTATTTTAAACCTGACTATATTGTTTCCGCCTTTGATCTACCTCAGCCCACTTTTAGACACAGGATTTATAAAGAATACAAGGCACAGAGACCTGCTATAGGGGATGATTTAAAAAGGCAAATTCCATGGATTAGGGAATTTTTAAGACTTGTTAATATTCCTATAATAGAAGAACCTGGATTTGAAGCTGATGATTTAATTGCCACTTTGGTTTATCAAAATAAGGACAAAAAGGTATACATAATATCAGGAGATTTAGATCTTCTCCAATTAGTCTCTGAAAATTGCTTTCTAATTCATCCCCAAAAAGGAATCACTGAGTTCATTATTTACGATATAGATAAGGTTAAAGAGAGATTTGGGGTTCATCCTTCCAAAATTCCTTTGTATAAAGTTCTTGTGGGGGATAACTCTGATAATATTCCAGGAGTACCTGGAATAGGTCCTAAGAAGGCTATAAAAATATTGGAAAAAGTATCATCAAAGGATACTTTGAAGGTAAAGCTTAAAGAATTGGATGAAGGCACTAAAAAGGCTATAGAAGAGAATTGGAACGTCATAGAGAGGAATTTCAACTTAGTAACTTTACAGATCATTCCTAAGAAGATTGTTTTAAGACCTTTTGATAAGGAGGATCTTAAAAAAGAGGAAGTTTTAAATTTCTTGGAAAGATTTGAAATGAGAAGTCTAATATCAAAGATATTCCCTGAAATTAAGACTACTACACAGATCATTTTAGCCTCTCCTCCTGAAAACATTTATGAAGTTTCTTTGAGGGAGGGGGTTTTTGCTTTTAAGTTTTGTGGAGAGAAAAATATTGAGGGATTATCCTTCTCGATAAAGGATAGGGAAGGATTTTATTTAAATACTCTTGACTTGGAAAGGTATAAAGAAGATATAAATAAGATATTTCAAGATGAAAGAATAAAAAAAATAGGTTCTTATATACAAAAGGACTTGGTATTATTTCCATCAAAAATAAAAGGAGAGGTTTTTGATGTAAGTATTGCCTCTTACTTACTAAATCCTGAGAGACAAAATCATTCACTCCCTATCCTTATAGGAGAGTATTTTGGAGATACAAAATCTCCTCCACAGGTTCAGGCAGGCTATCTTATATCTTTGAAAGATATCTTAGAAAAGCGATTAATTCAAGAGGAGCTTGATAAGGTCTTCTTTTATATAGAGATACCTTTAATACCTGTACTGAGTAGCATGGAAAAAACTGGTATAAAAGTAGATTTGACATATATACAAAGTCTATCAAGGGAATGGGAGGAGAGGATTAAGAAATTAGAAGAAGAGATATACGACATGGCAGGGACCAGATTTAATCTAAACTCTCCTAAACAGCTTTCAGAGGTTTTATATGAAAGGTTGAAGCTACCAGCAAAGAAGAAAGGGAAAACTGGATATTCCACATCTCAGGACGCTCTGCAGGAGCTTAGGAATGTCCATCCCATCATTGATAAAATACTTGAATATAGAGAGTTTTATAAATTAAAAAGTACATATGTGGATTCTATACCTGAGCTTATAAATCCACATACGAAAAGGCTTCATAGCAGTTTTAACCCCACAGGCACATCAACAGGAAGATTAAGTAGTAGTGAACCTAACTTGCAAAATATACCTATAAGAAGTGAGGAAGGAAAGAAGATAAGAAGAGCCTTTATTCCAGAAGATGGTTATTACTTTATCTCTTTGGATTATTCCCAAATTGAGCTAAGAATTTTGGCTCATTTATCCCAGGAAGAAAAGCTAATTTCCGCTTTTTTAGAAAATAAAGATATACATAGGAAGACAGCCAGTGAGATCTTTAATATACCTGAAGATATGGTAGATGATACTTTGCGATCAAAGGCAAAAGCAGTAAATTTTGGCATTATTTATGGGATAACTCCAAAGGGGCTTTCTGAGACTACGGGACTTCCTGTAGAAGAGTGTGAGAGATTTATAAATAAATACTTTGAGCATTATCCTAATGTTTACAAGTATATTCAAGAAAGTTTGAATATTGCTCGAGAAAAAGGCTATGTGAAAACACTATTTGGGAGGAAAAGATATATTCCTGAAATAAATAGTGCAAATAAACAATTAAGACAGCTTTCTGAAAGAATTGCAATAAACTCTCCTATACAGGGAACTTGTGCAGATATTATTAAGTTAAGCATGATAGAAATCTATAAAGAGATAGAGGAAAGAAATTTAAGATCAAGAATAATACTACAGATTCATGATGAGCTAATCTTGGAATGTCCAGAAGAGGAGGTTGAATACGTAGGAGGAATGGCAAAAGAAAAAATGGAGAATGTAATAAAATTATCTGTTCCCCTTAAAGTAGATATCTCTATTGGGAAAAATTGGGCGGAGCTAAAGTGA
- a CDS encoding DNA lyase — protein sequence MGKDIITKLREIEEKAKPLVDERIAQFKKLGEFGTEEELFSELSFCVLTANWSAGRGIKAQELLGINNFVNLTKEELEKELLKVGHRFARARSNFIVENRKLIGKIREIISLPTHEGRKYLVKNAKGIGWKEASHFLRNTGNLQVAILDKHILRTLWEEGLIPEIPKGWTEKRYLEIEKIFFDLSYRFGKEPGETDLYIWYLIKGKVEK from the coding sequence ATGGGTAAAGATATAATAACTAAGCTAAGAGAAATAGAAGAAAAAGCAAAACCATTGGTAGATGAGAGAATAGCTCAATTTAAAAAGTTGGGAGAATTTGGTACAGAGGAGGAGCTATTTTCTGAGCTAAGCTTTTGTGTACTGACAGCAAATTGGTCCGCAGGAAGAGGAATAAAAGCCCAAGAATTGCTTGGAATTAATAATTTTGTTAATCTAACTAAGGAAGAATTAGAGAAGGAACTTCTAAAAGTAGGTCATAGATTTGCAAGAGCAAGAAGTAATTTTATTGTTGAGAATAGAAAACTAATTGGTAAAATTAGGGAGATAATTTCTTTGCCTACCCATGAGGGAAGAAAATATCTGGTAAAAAATGCAAAAGGTATAGGCTGGAAAGAAGCAAGTCATTTTTTGAGAAATACAGGAAATTTACAAGTTGCCATTTTAGACAAGCATATTTTAAGAACCTTATGGGAGGAAGGATTAATACCAGAGATTCCTAAAGGATGGACAGAAAAAAGATATTTAGAGATTGAAAAAATATTTTTCGATCTATCATATAGATTTGGAAAGGAACCAGGTGAAACAGACCTTTACATTTGGTATTTAATAAAAGGTAAGGTGGAAAAATAA
- the mviN gene encoding murein biosynthesis integral membrane protein MurJ, producing MKKESVINHLKRLFIRQSVTEATIIITLLGLFSRFLGFLREMMIAAFFGAKKFTDAYVVSNALPNILAGLVAGALSSVFIPLYAEWKEKYGKEESEKFVSILLSTIFIILLLVTIISYILSPIIIYILAPGFNLETKNLAINLSYIMLPGIIFWGTYGILTGLYNAHRSFIIPNLAGVLGNLIFILSIFVLHKYLGVYILAWGTLANVIFQYILLLPYLSKIGFSLRWEIDPKYPGMKKALILITPIFLGQSIGLINMAVDRIFGSFLPEGGISALNYASRLYQLPFNLFINALATAMYTEFAFSAQNENLDLLKTSMEKSIRAVLFLIIPATFGFIFLGKPIVELAFQRGLFDAYATKRTSESLIFYSLGLPFMSINTIIVRVFFSLHDTKTPVVNSVIALISNIILNTLFIKPLAHMGLALATSCASIISTLLLINSIKQKISDPFGKDLKEKIKLFTIWGIFISILALFIYKGLYLILPKNQIGLAISLLSAVGFSALIYFILGLKYQIEESKKIFSIIKKNLNYLSQLIGFKI from the coding sequence ATGAAGAAAGAAAGTGTTATAAACCATCTTAAAAGGTTATTTATAAGACAAAGTGTAACTGAAGCAACCATAATTATCACCTTATTAGGACTTTTCAGTAGATTTTTAGGATTCCTAAGGGAGATGATGATCGCAGCATTCTTTGGAGCAAAGAAATTTACCGATGCCTACGTAGTTTCCAATGCTCTCCCAAATATTTTAGCAGGGCTCGTTGCAGGAGCCCTGTCTTCTGTCTTTATTCCTCTTTATGCGGAATGGAAAGAAAAATACGGGAAAGAGGAGTCAGAAAAATTTGTATCCATTTTATTATCCACAATTTTTATTATTCTCCTCCTTGTAACAATAATTTCCTATATTTTATCTCCTATAATTATTTATATTCTTGCTCCAGGTTTTAATTTAGAGACTAAAAACCTTGCCATTAATCTTTCCTACATTATGCTTCCAGGAATAATCTTTTGGGGCACCTATGGAATTTTAACAGGACTATATAACGCACATAGAAGCTTTATAATTCCTAATTTGGCAGGTGTATTAGGAAATCTCATCTTTATTCTTTCTATTTTCGTCCTTCATAAATATCTTGGAGTCTATATCCTTGCTTGGGGAACCCTTGCAAATGTAATATTCCAATACATTCTTTTACTACCTTATCTATCGAAGATAGGTTTTTCACTTAGATGGGAAATCGATCCCAAATATCCAGGCATGAAAAAAGCCCTTATCCTCATAACTCCCATCTTTTTAGGTCAAAGCATAGGATTAATAAACATGGCTGTAGATAGAATCTTTGGCTCCTTTTTGCCTGAAGGAGGAATATCCGCTCTAAATTATGCAAGCAGGCTTTATCAACTTCCTTTCAATCTCTTTATAAATGCTCTTGCCACAGCAATGTATACTGAGTTTGCCTTCTCCGCCCAAAACGAAAATTTGGATTTATTAAAAACATCCATGGAAAAGAGTATAAGGGCAGTACTTTTCCTCATTATTCCAGCAACCTTTGGTTTCATCTTTCTTGGTAAGCCTATTGTAGAGCTTGCTTTCCAAAGAGGACTCTTTGATGCATATGCTACGAAAAGAACTTCAGAATCACTAATATTTTATTCCTTAGGTCTTCCTTTTATGTCAATAAACACAATAATTGTGAGAGTTTTCTTCTCTCTTCATGATACTAAAACTCCTGTAGTAAATTCTGTTATTGCACTTATATCGAATATAATTTTAAACACATTATTTATAAAGCCTTTAGCTCATATGGGTCTTGCCCTTGCAACATCCTGTGCATCTATAATATCTACACTTCTACTAATAAATTCCATAAAACAAAAAATTTCTGATCCCTTTGGTAAAGATCTAAAAGAAAAAATCAAGCTCTTCACCATCTGGGGAATATTTATAAGCATCTTGGCACTCTTTATTTATAAAGGGCTTTATTTGATTCTTCCTAAGAATCAGATTGGGCTTGCTATTTCCCTGCTTTCTGCTGTTGGTTTTTCCGCATTAATATACTTTATCTTAGGTTTGAAATATCAAATAGAAGAGTCTAAAAAGATCTTCTCAATTATAAAGAAGAATTTAAATTATTTGTCCCAATTAATAGGATTTAAAATATAA
- a CDS encoding aminopeptidase: protein MKDLIEKLTQTSSISGREDRIREVILEELKGFIDGYEIDKLGNLIVWKKGVSGEKLLLDAHMDEIGVIATYIDENGFIRIEAIGGVSPYNLLGTTIQFPNVLGVVGVEGETYDELSKNMKDLTFDKIFVDIGAKDKESAEKLVPPGTFGGYYAPFIDLGDRIVSKSLDDRIGCAVIIEVLRKAKPYHDLYATFTVQEEMGLVGASTVAFNIKPDMAIAVDVTAHSDTPKGNKRMSLVLGKGPAIKIKDSASISHRKVVEKLIKIAEENNIPYQREILLRGGTNAAVIQTTGEGIVSGTLSIPTRYVHSPHEMADINDVMNAVKLLTILAESKENLL, encoded by the coding sequence ATGAAAGATTTAATAGAGAAACTTACCCAAACCTCTTCTATTAGTGGAAGAGAAGATAGAATAAGAGAAGTAATATTGGAAGAGTTAAAGGGCTTCATAGATGGTTATGAGATAGACAAATTAGGCAATTTAATAGTTTGGAAAAAGGGAGTAAGTGGAGAGAAATTGCTTCTTGATGCCCATATGGATGAGATTGGAGTAATCGCCACTTACATAGATGAAAATGGATTCATAAGGATAGAAGCTATCGGAGGAGTTTCTCCCTACAACTTATTAGGTACTACCATTCAATTTCCCAATGTATTAGGAGTTGTTGGAGTGGAGGGGGAAACCTATGATGAGCTAAGCAAAAACATGAAGGATTTAACCTTTGACAAAATTTTCGTGGATATTGGAGCAAAGGATAAAGAATCTGCAGAAAAGTTGGTTCCTCCAGGAACCTTTGGAGGATACTATGCTCCTTTCATAGATTTAGGAGATAGAATTGTATCAAAGTCCTTAGATGATAGAATAGGGTGTGCAGTAATTATAGAGGTTTTGAGGAAGGCAAAACCTTATCATGATCTTTACGCTACCTTTACAGTACAAGAGGAAATGGGGCTTGTAGGGGCAAGTACCGTAGCCTTCAATATAAAACCTGACATGGCGATTGCTGTAGATGTTACTGCCCACTCAGATACCCCAAAGGGAAATAAAAGGATGTCTCTTGTTTTAGGAAAGGGACCTGCCATCAAAATTAAAGACAGCGCATCTATTAGCCATAGAAAGGTTGTTGAAAAACTCATTAAGATTGCAGAGGAGAATAATATTCCCTATCAAAGAGAAATATTATTGAGGGGAGGAACAAATGCAGCAGTAATCCAGACAACGGGAGAAGGAATAGTTAGCGGAACCCTTTCTATTCCTACAAGATACGTACATTCTCCCCATGAAATGGCGGATATAAATGACGTAATGAATGCTGTAAAACTACTAACAATATTAGCAGAAAGCAAGGAGAATCTTTTATGA
- a CDS encoding peptidase M42 → MDIVEVLKNLSSLDGPSGYEFRVTNYIKQIANKLNKVKVEEDAQGNLIVNKEGKGKKIAVFAHVDEIGFVLTKKEEGTFFRFSTFGGIDPKVVISQRLRFYTRNGEIAYGAVGMLEPHLQTPETRKQIPTLDSLFIDMMDDADKVNIGDIGTFSSEPLILNEKYLSGKALDNRASCAVLLYTLELLDEFISKSESYFIFNVREEDGAPGVKGPAYRIKPDLAIVLDVTHGDVARPGYPKIETGKGPVFDIGPVISQEHLERLKTCAEKISVNYQIEPSGAISYTDTDIVLITKGGIPTILVSIPLRYMHTPYEVVHIKDLEETARLLAYFIARGGE, encoded by the coding sequence TTGGATATTGTTGAGGTTTTAAAAAATCTGTCCTCATTAGATGGTCCTTCTGGTTATGAATTTAGAGTTACAAATTATATTAAGCAGATTGCTAACAAGCTAAACAAGGTAAAGGTTGAAGAAGATGCACAAGGAAACTTAATTGTAAATAAGGAAGGAAAAGGCAAAAAAATTGCAGTTTTTGCCCATGTAGATGAAATTGGATTTGTATTAACAAAGAAGGAAGAAGGGACCTTTTTCCGTTTTTCCACCTTTGGTGGCATAGACCCAAAAGTAGTTATCTCCCAAAGACTTAGATTTTACACAAGGAATGGAGAGATAGCCTACGGAGCTGTAGGGATGTTGGAGCCTCATCTACAGACTCCAGAAACAAGAAAACAAATTCCCACCCTTGATAGCCTCTTTATAGATATGATGGATGATGCGGACAAAGTAAATATAGGTGATATAGGCACCTTTTCCTCTGAGCCACTAATATTAAATGAGAAATACTTATCAGGTAAAGCCTTAGACAATAGAGCAAGTTGTGCAGTTCTTTTATATACATTAGAATTATTAGATGAATTTATTTCAAAGTCTGAAAGTTACTTTATATTTAATGTAAGAGAGGAAGATGGAGCCCCAGGAGTAAAGGGTCCAGCATATAGAATAAAGCCAGATCTCGCCATTGTTTTAGATGTTACCCATGGGGATGTTGCCCGTCCCGGATATCCAAAGATTGAAACAGGGAAAGGACCTGTCTTTGATATTGGTCCTGTTATCTCCCAGGAACATTTAGAAAGGTTGAAAACTTGTGCAGAAAAAATCTCTGTTAATTATCAGATAGAACCATCAGGAGCTATTAGTTATACAGATACCGATATAGTTTTGATAACAAAGGGAGGAATCCCTACAATCCTTGTTTCAATCCCTCTAAGATACATGCATACTCCTTATGAAGTTGTTCATATAAAAGATTTAGAAGAAACTGCAAGATTACTTGCCTATTTTATAGCAAGAGGAGGTGAATAA
- a CDS encoding 4Fe-4S ferredoxin yields the protein MRARNEHESLLRRLKRLTKTLLEGRMEKGDIVAIKLHFGEPGNHAFIRPIFVRQVVEVVKELGGKPFLTDANTLYKGGRANAVDHLESAIYNGFSYSSTGAPLIIADGIYGDYFKEVEVNLKNLKKIRVAGAVHDADFLIALSHVKGHMSAGFGGAIKNVGMGAAPRSGKQMQHAQFKPDPDPKLCIGCVRCVKHCPTGALSLVNKKSVLSRPDLCIGCGECAVVCPTSAIKILWNESAIGLQEKMVEFTYGMLKQKEPKYAFINFVMDVSPDCDCAGWHDANIVPDIGILGSHDIVAIDQASVDLINQQIGLKDTALTSNLNPGEDKLRAIHPYIDWTVQLKYAEEIGLGSRKYELKMLK from the coding sequence ATGAGAGCCCGCAATGAACATGAGTCCCTATTAAGAAGATTAAAAAGATTAACAAAAACTCTATTGGAAGGACGTATGGAAAAAGGAGACATAGTAGCTATTAAATTACACTTTGGGGAACCAGGAAACCATGCTTTTATAAGACCGATATTTGTAAGACAAGTAGTAGAAGTTGTAAAAGAATTAGGAGGAAAGCCATTTCTAACAGATGCCAATACCCTTTATAAAGGGGGACGTGCCAATGCTGTAGACCATTTAGAATCTGCCATATACAATGGCTTTTCTTACTCTTCTACAGGGGCACCTTTAATAATAGCGGATGGTATATATGGAGATTATTTTAAAGAGGTAGAAGTAAATCTGAAAAATTTAAAAAAAATAAGAGTTGCAGGAGCCGTGCATGACGCAGACTTTCTAATTGCCCTTTCCCATGTAAAAGGGCATATGTCCGCAGGATTTGGAGGAGCTATTAAAAACGTTGGTATGGGAGCTGCTCCAAGATCTGGAAAGCAGATGCAACATGCTCAATTCAAGCCTGATCCTGATCCAAAACTCTGTATCGGTTGTGTTCGATGTGTAAAGCATTGTCCTACAGGAGCTTTATCCTTAGTAAATAAAAAATCTGTGCTATCTCGTCCAGATCTTTGTATAGGATGTGGTGAGTGTGCAGTGGTCTGTCCTACATCCGCTATAAAAATACTATGGAATGAATCTGCTATTGGATTACAAGAAAAAATGGTGGAGTTTACTTATGGTATGCTAAAGCAAAAAGAGCCGAAGTATGCTTTTATCAACTTTGTAATGGATGTTAGTCCAGACTGTGATTGTGCTGGTTGGCATGATGCAAACATTGTTCCCGATATAGGAATATTGGGAAGCCATGATATTGTTGCTATAGATCAAGCTTCTGTGGACTTAATAAATCAACAGATAGGTTTGAAAGACACTGCCCTTACAAGCAACCTAAATCCTGGAGAAGATAAACTAAGAGCAATTCATCCTTATATTGATTGGACTGTACAATTAAAGTATGCAGAAGAGATAGGATTAGGAAGTAGAAAGTATGAATTGAAGATGCTTAAATAA